In a single window of the Streptomyces cinnabarinus genome:
- a CDS encoding 4'-phosphopantetheinyl transferase family protein has translation MIEELLPDSVVTVEAYGEEDASPAVLFPEEAAAVARAVDKRRREFAAVRVCARRAMEKLGVPAQPLLPGDRGAPRWPDGLAGSMTHCDGYCAAALVRAVDLASLGIDAEPDEPLPDGVLAAVSLPGEAQRIRRLTLDHPGIHWDRLLFSAKESVYKAWFPLTGRWLDFSEADIDLLTHPDGRPGGTFTATLLVPGPLVRGRRVGVFEGRWTVERGLVATAVTVPYT, from the coding sequence GTGATCGAGGAGCTGCTGCCGGACTCGGTGGTGACCGTGGAGGCGTACGGCGAGGAGGACGCCTCGCCCGCGGTCCTGTTCCCCGAGGAGGCGGCCGCGGTGGCGCGCGCGGTGGACAAGCGCCGCCGGGAGTTCGCCGCCGTACGGGTCTGCGCCCGCCGGGCCATGGAGAAGCTCGGCGTGCCCGCGCAGCCGCTGCTGCCCGGCGACCGGGGCGCTCCGCGCTGGCCGGACGGCCTGGCCGGCAGCATGACCCACTGCGACGGCTACTGCGCCGCCGCCCTGGTCCGCGCCGTCGACCTGGCCTCCCTCGGCATCGACGCCGAACCCGACGAACCGCTCCCCGACGGAGTGCTGGCGGCCGTGTCCCTGCCCGGTGAGGCCCAGCGGATCCGCCGGCTGACCCTGGACCACCCCGGGATCCACTGGGACCGCCTGCTGTTCAGCGCCAAGGAGTCCGTCTACAAGGCGTGGTTCCCCCTCACCGGACGGTGGCTGGACTTCTCCGAGGCCGACATCGACCTGCTCACCCACCCGGACGGCCGCCCCGGCGGCACGTTCACCGCCACCCTCCTGGTCCCCGGCCCCCTGGTCCGCGGCCGCCGCGTCGGCGTCTTCGAGGGCCGCTGGACCGTCGAGCGCGGCCTGGTCGCGACGGCCGTCACCGTGCCGTACACCTGA
- a CDS encoding toxin-antitoxin system, toxin component, whose protein sequence is MHRLCGELVGELELPAPARPADLYGALCAAMARRRGRPVRFRMAAFPADTASGLWLDMADQDLVVIEERTAPDHQLVILGHELWHMQAGHSGHHVDGVAVAARLLQDHAQLEATVRQVAARSRFDLSDEQEAESFGLLLASKCRTWLAGSSLRGPVQKDHLAGRIEASLGYRGPQG, encoded by the coding sequence ATGCACCGCCTGTGCGGCGAACTGGTCGGCGAACTGGAGCTTCCCGCTCCGGCGCGCCCGGCCGACCTGTACGGCGCGCTCTGCGCGGCGATGGCCAGACGCCGTGGCCGCCCGGTCCGGTTCCGGATGGCCGCCTTCCCGGCCGACACCGCGAGCGGGCTCTGGCTCGACATGGCCGACCAGGACCTCGTCGTCATCGAGGAACGCACCGCGCCCGACCACCAGTTGGTGATCCTCGGCCACGAGCTGTGGCACATGCAGGCCGGGCACAGCGGTCATCACGTCGACGGCGTCGCGGTGGCGGCCCGGCTGCTCCAGGACCACGCCCAGCTGGAGGCGACGGTACGGCAGGTGGCCGCGCGCAGCCGCTTCGATCTGTCCGACGAGCAGGAGGCGGAGAGCTTCGGGCTGCTGCTGGCCAGCAAGTGCCGGACCTGGCTGGCGGGTTCGTCGCTGCGCGGCCCGGTCCAGAAGGACCATCTGGCGGGCCGGATCGAGGCATCGCTGGGGTACCGAGGCCCGCAGGGCTGA
- a CDS encoding helix-turn-helix domain-containing protein: MTGGFEGPGATGTAALPAVVVRVSALADRLDVPHADVFHSGRLSVASGVPEPVVKALLSGRRAGEPDIQARFLQRLDLLRRTRLKPNGRKYTQQEIADGAAMSRQQAGALINGDRRPTMEHCDAIQRFFRVHAGFLTAEDPEALAGALQRTEQELLQQLAERETAATAEDPLERLLQDHGVRGIAWRAAQLPTDQHRDKVAEWLDMLLESVKRPES; the protein is encoded by the coding sequence GTGACGGGTGGCTTCGAGGGTCCGGGCGCCACGGGGACGGCGGCACTGCCGGCCGTCGTGGTTCGGGTGAGCGCGCTCGCCGACCGGCTGGACGTGCCACACGCCGACGTCTTCCACAGCGGCAGGCTCTCCGTCGCCTCCGGTGTTCCCGAGCCCGTGGTCAAGGCGCTGCTCAGCGGCCGCCGCGCGGGCGAGCCCGACATCCAGGCCCGCTTTCTGCAACGCCTGGACCTGCTGCGCCGTACCCGGCTCAAGCCCAACGGCCGCAAGTACACCCAGCAGGAGATCGCCGACGGCGCGGCCATGTCACGGCAGCAGGCGGGCGCCCTGATAAACGGCGACCGGCGCCCCACGATGGAGCACTGCGACGCCATCCAGCGCTTCTTCCGGGTGCACGCGGGATTCCTCACCGCCGAGGACCCCGAGGCCCTCGCGGGCGCCCTCCAGCGCACCGAACAGGAGCTCCTCCAGCAGCTCGCCGAGCGGGAGACGGCCGCGACGGCCGAGGACCCGCTGGAGCGGCTGCTGCAGGACCACGGCGTGCGCGGGATCGCCTGGCGGGCCGCGCAACTGCCCACCGACCAGCATCGCGACAAGGTCGCCGAATGGCTGGACATGCTCCTGGAGAGCGTCAAGCGGCCCGAGTCGTGA
- a CDS encoding aminopeptidase P family protein codes for MAKGRKNGLYRGISEELSALMRTGWADNERRDLLLAEQSPYAARRRAALSALFPGERLIVPSGGLRTRSNDTHYPFRPYSGYVHLTGDQARDGALVLEPRPDGGHDAHCYQLPRDSRDSDEFWTGYTAELWMGRRRTLAESELVLGLPCRDIRAVAEDLTHSVPAPTRIVRGVDPALQAVVDTDEARDDALEEAVSGLRLVKDAWEIGELRRAVDATVRGFTDVVRELSQAVATSERWIEGTFFRRARVDGNDVGYGSICAAGEHATIMHWQDNDGPVRPGELLLLDAGVETRTLYTADVTRTLPVSGTFTPLQREIYEAVFEAQEAGMAAVKPGAHYRDFHEAAQRSLTERLVAWGFIEGPAERAYELGLQRRFTMAGTGHMLGLDVHDCAQARNEDYVDGALEPGMVLTVEPGLYFQPDDLTVPEQWRGIGVRIEDDLLVTADGHENLSAALPRSAAEVEAWMREFAG; via the coding sequence GTGGCGAAGGGCCGAAAGAACGGTCTGTACCGAGGAATCTCCGAGGAACTCTCCGCGCTGATGCGCACGGGCTGGGCCGACAACGAGCGCAGGGACCTGCTCCTCGCCGAGCAGTCGCCCTACGCGGCCCGCCGCCGCGCCGCCCTCTCCGCGCTGTTCCCGGGCGAGCGGCTGATCGTGCCGTCGGGCGGCCTGCGGACCCGCTCCAACGACACCCACTATCCGTTCCGCCCGTACTCCGGCTATGTGCATCTCACCGGCGACCAGGCCCGGGACGGCGCCCTGGTGCTGGAGCCGCGCCCCGACGGCGGCCATGACGCGCACTGCTACCAGCTCCCCCGCGACAGCCGGGACAGCGACGAGTTCTGGACCGGCTACACCGCCGAACTGTGGATGGGCCGCCGCCGCACGCTCGCCGAGTCCGAGCTGGTCCTGGGCCTCCCCTGCCGTGACATCCGCGCCGTCGCCGAGGACCTCACCCACTCCGTGCCCGCGCCCACCCGGATCGTCCGCGGCGTCGACCCCGCGCTGCAGGCCGTCGTCGACACCGACGAGGCGCGCGACGACGCCCTGGAGGAGGCGGTGTCCGGGCTGCGGCTGGTCAAGGACGCCTGGGAGATCGGCGAGCTGCGCCGCGCCGTCGACGCCACGGTCCGCGGCTTCACCGATGTCGTACGGGAGTTGTCGCAGGCCGTCGCCACCTCGGAGCGCTGGATCGAGGGCACCTTCTTCCGGCGCGCCCGGGTCGACGGCAATGACGTCGGCTACGGCTCGATCTGCGCCGCCGGGGAGCACGCCACGATCATGCACTGGCAGGACAACGACGGCCCGGTCCGGCCGGGCGAACTTCTTCTGCTGGACGCGGGCGTCGAGACCCGCACGCTCTACACCGCGGACGTCACCCGCACCCTCCCGGTCAGCGGCACCTTCACCCCCCTCCAACGGGAGATCTACGAGGCCGTGTTCGAGGCCCAGGAGGCGGGCATGGCGGCCGTCAAGCCGGGCGCGCACTACCGTGACTTCCACGAGGCGGCCCAACGCTCGCTCACCGAGCGGCTGGTGGCCTGGGGCTTCATCGAAGGTCCGGCCGAGCGGGCCTACGAGCTGGGTCTGCAACGACGGTTCACCATGGCGGGCACCGGGCACATGCTGGGCCTGGACGTCCACGACTGCGCCCAGGCACGCAACGAGGACTACGTGGACGGCGCGTTGGAGCCCGGCATGGTGCTCACCGTCGAGCCCGGACTGTACTTCCAGCCGGACGATCTGACGGTGCCCGAGCAGTGGCGGGGCATCGGTGTGCGCATCGAGGACGACCTCCTGGTCACCGCCGACGGTCACGAGAACCTGTCGGCGGCACTGCCGCGTTCCGCCGCCGAGGTGGAGGCGTGGATGCGGGAGTTCGCGGGCTGA
- a CDS encoding NAD(P)/FAD-dependent oxidoreductase, translating into MSKRLTCDVVVVGAGMVGAACTFYATRAGLDVILVDRGPVASGTTGAGEGNLLVSDKEPGPELDLALLSARLWAELAEEFGEAVEYEAKGGVVVASTPDGLAALDRFAHGQRAAGVLAETVAGDGLYGLEPHLAKGLPGGVLYPQDCQVMPALAAAVLARASGARLLTGHTVTAVLRTPDGTVRGVRTDHGDLHAPAVVNAAGTWGGDLAALAGAHLPVLPRRGFVLVTEPLPRLIHHKVYAADYVADVASDSAALQTSPVVEGTAAGPVLIGASRERVGFDRSFSLPVVRALAAGATRLFPVLADVRAMRSYVGFRPYLPDHLPAIGPDPRVPGLHHACGHEGAGIGLATGTAHLIAQTLTGRTPDLGLTPFRPDRFPAPEEAA; encoded by the coding sequence GTGAGCAAGCGACTGACCTGCGACGTCGTGGTCGTCGGAGCCGGAATGGTGGGCGCCGCCTGCACGTTCTACGCGACCCGGGCGGGCCTCGACGTGATCCTCGTCGACCGTGGCCCGGTGGCGAGCGGCACCACCGGCGCCGGCGAGGGCAACCTCCTGGTCTCCGACAAGGAGCCCGGTCCGGAACTGGACCTGGCGCTCCTCTCGGCCCGCCTCTGGGCCGAACTCGCAGAGGAGTTCGGGGAGGCCGTCGAGTACGAGGCCAAGGGCGGTGTGGTGGTCGCCTCGACGCCGGACGGCCTCGCGGCCCTGGACCGTTTCGCCCACGGACAGCGCGCGGCCGGAGTCCTCGCCGAGACCGTCGCGGGGGACGGGCTGTACGGCCTCGAACCCCACCTGGCCAAGGGCCTGCCCGGCGGTGTGCTGTATCCGCAGGACTGCCAGGTCATGCCCGCCCTGGCCGCCGCCGTCCTGGCCCGCGCCTCGGGCGCCCGCCTGCTGACCGGCCACACCGTGACAGCCGTACTGCGCACCCCCGACGGCACGGTCCGCGGCGTCCGCACCGACCACGGCGACCTCCACGCCCCGGCCGTCGTCAACGCCGCCGGCACCTGGGGCGGCGACCTGGCCGCCCTCGCCGGAGCCCACCTCCCGGTGCTCCCGCGCCGCGGCTTCGTCCTGGTCACCGAACCGCTCCCGCGCCTGATCCACCACAAGGTGTACGCCGCCGACTACGTGGCCGACGTGGCCAGCGACTCCGCCGCGCTCCAGACCTCCCCGGTCGTGGAGGGCACCGCCGCCGGACCGGTGCTGATCGGCGCCAGCCGGGAACGGGTCGGCTTCGACCGCTCCTTCTCGCTCCCCGTGGTCCGCGCCCTGGCCGCCGGAGCGACCCGGCTCTTCCCGGTCCTGGCGGACGTCCGCGCGATGCGCTCCTACGTCGGCTTCCGCCCGTACCTCCCCGACCACCTGCCCGCCATCGGCCCCGACCCCCGGGTCCCCGGACTGCACCACGCCTGCGGGCACGAGGGCGCCGGCATCGGCCTCGCCACCGGCACCGCGCACCTCATCGCCCAGACCCTGACCGGCCGGACCCCCGACCTCGGTCTGACGCCCTTCCGCCCCGACCGCTTCCCCGCCCCCGAGGAGGCCGCGTGA
- a CDS encoding (2Fe-2S)-binding protein codes for MTTPLDLAGAHPGPAFTVTLDGREIEALPGQTVAAALWAAGITSWRGTRGTGRPRGVFCGIGICFDCLVTVNDRPNQRACLLPLHPGDAIRTQEGTGHDD; via the coding sequence GTGACAACACCCCTGGACCTGGCCGGAGCCCACCCTGGACCCGCCTTCACGGTCACCCTGGACGGCCGGGAGATCGAGGCCCTGCCCGGACAGACCGTGGCCGCCGCGCTCTGGGCGGCCGGGATCACCTCCTGGCGCGGCACCCGCGGCACGGGCCGCCCGCGCGGTGTCTTCTGCGGCATCGGCATCTGCTTCGACTGCCTGGTGACCGTCAACGACCGCCCCAACCAACGCGCCTGCCTGCTGCCCCTGCATCCCGGCGACGCCATCCGCACCCAGGAGGGGACGGGCCACGATGACTGA
- a CDS encoding FAD-dependent oxidoreductase produces MTDRPHLAVIGAGPAGLAATLAAAAHGVRVTLIDAAPEAGGQFYRRPAAALGARRPEALHHQWRTWERLRDGLRDHADSVRHLTDHHVWLVERGPRAGFTVRALLGPEQTEPAEVYADAVLLATGGYEKVLPFPGWTLPGVITAGGAQAMLKGSLAVSGRTAVVAGTGPLLLPVATGLAAAGVEIAALVESADPLAFVRRSRALLAEPAKVVEGAGYAAQLLRHRVPALARHAVVEAHGTERLEAVTVAALDRAGRVRPGTGRRIPCDTLAVGHGMLPHTDLAETLGCRLDGVAVHVDAEQRTDVPGVWAAGETTGIGGAALSLAEGHIAGRSAAARLHGTAPDPRAWAAAARTRTRLRAFFAALDGVYVPPAHWTSLITDDTVVCRCEEVTGGAVREAVEELGAGDARTVKLLTRAGMGWCQGRVCGPAVAGLAGCALTPSRRPFARPVPLGVLARSEEADADA; encoded by the coding sequence ATGACTGACCGACCGCACCTCGCGGTGATCGGCGCGGGCCCCGCGGGCCTCGCCGCGACCCTCGCGGCCGCCGCCCACGGTGTACGGGTCACCCTGATCGACGCGGCCCCCGAGGCGGGCGGCCAGTTCTACCGCCGGCCCGCGGCGGCCCTGGGCGCCCGCCGCCCCGAGGCCCTCCACCACCAGTGGCGCACCTGGGAGCGGCTGCGCGACGGACTGCGCGACCACGCGGACTCCGTACGGCACTTGACGGACCATCATGTCTGGCTCGTCGAACGCGGCCCCCGCGCGGGCTTCACCGTCCGGGCCCTCCTCGGCCCCGAGCAGACGGAACCCGCCGAGGTGTACGCAGACGCAGTGCTCCTGGCCACCGGCGGCTACGAGAAGGTGCTCCCCTTCCCCGGCTGGACCCTCCCCGGCGTCATCACCGCGGGCGGCGCCCAGGCCATGCTCAAAGGCTCGCTGGCGGTGTCCGGCCGTACCGCGGTCGTCGCCGGGACCGGCCCCCTGCTGCTGCCGGTGGCCACCGGCCTCGCGGCGGCGGGCGTCGAGATCGCGGCCCTCGTGGAATCCGCCGACCCCCTCGCCTTCGTACGGCGCTCCCGGGCGCTGCTCGCCGAGCCCGCCAAGGTCGTCGAAGGCGCCGGGTACGCGGCCCAATTGCTCCGGCACCGGGTGCCCGCGCTCGCCCGGCACGCCGTCGTCGAGGCGCACGGCACCGAGCGTCTTGAGGCGGTGACGGTGGCCGCGCTCGACCGCGCCGGGCGGGTCAGGCCCGGCACCGGGCGCCGGATCCCGTGCGACACACTGGCCGTCGGCCACGGCATGCTGCCGCACACCGACCTCGCAGAGACGCTCGGCTGCCGGCTCGACGGAGTCGCCGTGCACGTCGACGCGGAGCAGCGCACCGATGTGCCCGGCGTCTGGGCGGCGGGGGAGACCACCGGCATCGGCGGTGCCGCGCTCTCGCTGGCCGAGGGGCACATCGCGGGCCGGTCCGCCGCCGCGCGGCTGCACGGCACCGCACCCGACCCGCGCGCGTGGGCGGCGGCCGCGCGGACCCGGACCCGGCTGCGGGCCTTCTTCGCCGCGCTCGATGGCGTGTACGTGCCGCCCGCGCACTGGACTTCGCTGATCACCGACGACACCGTGGTGTGCCGCTGCGAGGAGGTCACCGGCGGTGCGGTCCGCGAGGCCGTCGAGGAACTCGGGGCCGGGGACGCGCGGACCGTCAAACTGCTGACCCGGGCCGGGATGGGCTGGTGCCAGGGGCGGGTGTGCGGACCGGCGGTCGCGGGACTCGCCGGATGCGCCCTGACCCCGTCCCGGCGGCCGTTCGCCCGGCCGGTGCCGCTCGGGGTGCTGGCGCGGTCCGAAGAGGCGGACGCCGACGCATGA
- a CDS encoding dihydrodipicolinate synthase family protein — protein MTTTDHRPWRGVLVATALPLTDDLAVDHAKYAEHCAWLVENGCDGVVPNGSLGEYQVLTPEERSKVVETAVSAIGGERVMPGVAAYGSAEARRWAEQARDAGCASVMLLPPNAYRADERSVLSHYAEVAKAGVPVVAYNNPIDTKVDLVPELLAQLHAEGHIHAVKEFSGDVRRAYRIAELAPELDLLIGADDVLLELALAGAKGWVAGYPNALPRASVELYRAAVAGDLDTARELYTRLHPLLRWDSRVEFVQAIKLSMDIVGRHGGPVRPPRVPLLPEQEAAVRAATEKAVAAGLA, from the coding sequence ATGACCACCACCGACCACCGCCCCTGGCGAGGCGTCCTCGTCGCCACAGCGCTTCCGCTGACCGACGACCTCGCCGTGGACCACGCCAAGTACGCCGAGCACTGCGCGTGGCTCGTGGAGAACGGCTGCGACGGCGTCGTGCCGAACGGCTCGCTCGGCGAGTACCAGGTCCTCACCCCCGAGGAGCGGTCCAAGGTCGTCGAGACCGCGGTGTCCGCCATCGGCGGCGAGCGCGTGATGCCCGGCGTCGCCGCCTACGGCTCCGCCGAGGCCCGCCGCTGGGCCGAGCAGGCACGCGACGCGGGCTGCGCCTCCGTGATGCTGCTGCCGCCCAACGCCTACCGCGCCGACGAACGCTCGGTGCTGTCGCACTACGCGGAGGTCGCGAAGGCGGGCGTGCCGGTCGTGGCGTACAACAACCCCATCGACACCAAGGTCGACCTGGTGCCGGAACTGCTCGCCCAGCTGCACGCCGAGGGGCACATCCACGCGGTCAAGGAGTTCTCCGGCGACGTCCGCCGCGCCTACCGCATCGCCGAACTCGCCCCGGAACTGGACCTGTTGATCGGCGCCGACGACGTCCTGCTGGAGCTGGCGCTGGCCGGCGCCAAGGGCTGGGTGGCCGGCTACCCGAACGCACTGCCCCGCGCGAGCGTCGAGTTGTACCGCGCGGCCGTCGCCGGGGACCTGGACACCGCCAGGGAGCTGTACACGCGACTGCACCCGCTGCTGCGCTGGGACTCCCGGGTCGAGTTCGTCCAGGCCATCAAGTTGTCCATGGACATCGTGGGGCGGCACGGCGGTCCCGTGCGCCCGCCGCGCGTCCCGCTGCTGCCCGAACAGGAGGCCGCCGTCAGGGCCGCCACGGAGAAGGCCGTCGCGGCCGGATTGGCGTAG
- a CDS encoding proline racemase family protein — translation MRSRVVLHAVDSHTEGMPTRVVTGGIGTIPGATMNERRLYFREHRDDIKQLLMNEPRGHSAMSGAVLQPPTRPDCDWGVIYIEVSGYLPMCGHGTIGVATVLVETGMVEVVEPVTTIRLDTPAGLVVAEVAVEDGAAKAVTLKNVPSFAVTLDRKIALPGGRTVTYDLAYGGNFYAILPLEEFGLPFDRARKDDILKAGLSLMDAINAEAEPVHPEDPSIRGCHHVHLYAPGATARHSRHAMVIHPGWFDRSPCGTGTSARMAQLHARGELPLHTEFVNESFIGTRFTGRLLDTTEVAGRPAVLPSFTGRAWVTGTAQYLLDPDDPFPAGFVL, via the coding sequence ATGCGCAGCAGAGTCGTCCTGCACGCCGTCGACTCGCACACCGAGGGCATGCCCACCCGGGTCGTCACCGGCGGCATCGGCACGATCCCCGGCGCCACCATGAACGAACGGCGCCTGTACTTCCGCGAGCACCGCGACGACATCAAGCAGCTCCTGATGAACGAGCCGCGCGGCCACTCGGCGATGAGCGGGGCCGTCCTCCAGCCGCCCACCCGCCCCGACTGCGACTGGGGCGTCATCTACATCGAGGTCTCCGGCTATCTGCCGATGTGCGGGCACGGCACGATCGGCGTCGCGACCGTGCTGGTGGAGACCGGCATGGTCGAGGTCGTCGAACCGGTCACCACCATCCGGCTCGACACACCGGCCGGACTCGTCGTCGCCGAGGTCGCGGTGGAGGACGGGGCCGCGAAGGCGGTCACCCTGAAGAACGTGCCGTCCTTCGCCGTCACCCTCGACCGCAAGATCGCACTGCCCGGCGGGCGCACGGTGACATATGACCTGGCATACGGCGGCAACTTCTACGCCATCCTGCCGCTGGAGGAGTTCGGGCTGCCCTTCGACCGCGCCCGCAAGGACGACATCCTCAAGGCGGGCCTGTCCCTGATGGACGCGATCAACGCGGAGGCCGAGCCCGTGCACCCCGAGGACCCCTCCATCCGCGGCTGCCATCACGTCCACCTCTACGCGCCCGGCGCCACCGCCCGCCACTCGCGGCACGCCATGGTCATCCACCCCGGCTGGTTCGACCGCTCGCCCTGCGGCACCGGCACCAGCGCCCGGATGGCCCAGCTGCACGCGCGCGGCGAACTCCCGCTGCACACCGAGTTCGTCAACGAGTCCTTCATCGGCACCCGGTTCACCGGGCGGCTCCTCGACACCACCGAGGTCGCCGGGCGGCCCGCCGTCCTGCCCAGCTTCACCGGCCGCGCCTGGGTCACCGGGACGGCCCAGTACCTGCTCGATCCGGACGATCCGTTCCCGGCCGGGTTCGTCCTCTAA
- a CDS encoding GntR family transcriptional regulator, giving the protein MPAQPAGAPSLPSLGGKKRSYRERVADALRAALIAGELLPGEVYSAPTLAARFGVSATPVREAMLDLAKEGLVDTMPNKGFRVTEVSEKQLDEYKHIRALIEIPTVVELARTADPVSLEALRPAAREIVQAAAAGDLIAYVEADTRFHLGLLALAGNTHLVEVVGDLRGRSRLYGLTALVKAGRLLASAEEHLELLDALLARDEHAVREVMTRHLGHVRGLWAAQ; this is encoded by the coding sequence ATGCCCGCCCAGCCCGCCGGCGCCCCCTCCCTGCCCTCGCTGGGCGGCAAGAAGCGCAGCTACCGCGAGCGGGTCGCCGACGCCCTGCGAGCCGCGCTGATCGCCGGGGAACTCCTGCCGGGCGAGGTGTACTCCGCGCCGACCCTGGCCGCCCGCTTCGGCGTCTCTGCGACCCCGGTGCGCGAGGCCATGCTCGACCTGGCCAAGGAGGGCCTGGTCGACACCATGCCCAACAAGGGCTTCCGGGTCACCGAGGTCTCCGAGAAGCAGCTCGACGAGTACAAGCACATCCGCGCCCTCATCGAGATCCCCACGGTGGTGGAGCTGGCCCGGACCGCCGACCCGGTCTCGCTGGAGGCGCTGCGCCCGGCCGCCCGGGAGATCGTGCAGGCCGCGGCGGCCGGCGACCTCATCGCGTACGTCGAGGCCGACACCCGCTTCCATCTCGGCCTGCTCGCCCTCGCGGGCAACACCCATCTGGTCGAGGTGGTCGGCGACCTGCGCGGCCGTTCCCGTCTCTACGGCCTGACCGCGCTGGTGAAGGCGGGCCGGCTGCTGGCCTCCGCCGAGGAGCACCTCGAACTCCTCGACGCCCTGCTGGCCCGCGACGAGCACGCGGTGCGCGAGGTCATGACCCGGCACCTCGGACATGTCCGCGGGCTGTGGGCCGCGCAGTAG
- a CDS encoding ABC transporter ATP-binding protein produces the protein MLDVRGLRKVYEGSGRRVEAVRDLTFTVDAGELACLVGPSGCGKTTLLKCMGGLLAPSGGEVLLEGARVTGPPPGMAFVFQEYGRSLFPWMRVGENVELPLKQKDLDKARRRELVRDALESVGLADAVGAYPWQLSGGMQQRVAIARALAYEPRVLLMDEPFAAVDAQTRADLEDLVRRLWRERGVTILFVTHDIDEAVYLGERVIVLSASPTVVQEQLKIDLPDERDQLHTRVAPRFAELRTHVYEQIQAAKREAAVVKEDKPPSR, from the coding sequence ATGCTCGACGTCCGCGGCCTGAGGAAGGTCTACGAGGGATCGGGGCGGCGGGTGGAGGCGGTGCGCGATCTGACCTTCACCGTCGACGCGGGTGAACTCGCTTGTCTGGTCGGCCCGTCGGGCTGCGGCAAGACGACCCTGCTGAAGTGCATGGGCGGACTGCTCGCCCCGTCCGGCGGTGAGGTCCTGCTGGAGGGCGCCCGGGTGACCGGCCCGCCGCCCGGGATGGCCTTCGTGTTCCAGGAGTACGGACGCAGCCTGTTCCCCTGGATGCGGGTCGGGGAGAACGTCGAACTCCCTCTGAAGCAGAAGGACTTGGACAAGGCCCGGCGCCGGGAGCTGGTGCGGGACGCGCTGGAGTCGGTGGGACTCGCGGACGCCGTGGGCGCGTATCCCTGGCAGCTGTCCGGCGGTATGCAGCAGCGAGTCGCCATCGCCCGCGCGCTCGCCTACGAGCCCCGGGTGCTCCTGATGGACGAGCCGTTCGCCGCGGTCGACGCCCAGACCCGGGCCGATCTGGAGGACCTGGTACGGCGGCTGTGGCGGGAGCGGGGCGTCACGATCCTGTTCGTCACCCACGACATCGACGAGGCCGTCTACCTCGGTGAGCGGGTCATCGTGCTGTCCGCCTCCCCCACCGTCGTCCAGGAGCAGCTGAAGATCGATCTCCCCGACGAGCGGGACCAGTTGCACACCCGGGTGGCCCCGCGCTTCGCCGAGCTGAGGACCCATGTGTACGAGCAGATCCAGGCGGCGAAGCGGGAAGCGGCGGTCGTGAAGGAGGACAAGCCGCCGTCCCGGTGA
- a CDS encoding ABC transporter permease, translated as MRLLLLRLAFVFALPAALVGVWWVASDDSTDVYWPPLRTILETFPDVWTGDRLRDDVLPSILRLTGGYALAAVVGVGLGTVIGSYRRVRAVCEPVLEFLRAVPPPVLVPVIMLFAGIGDTMKITVIASGCVWPILLNTVEGVRAVDPVMAETARSYGIKGTARLRHVVLRSASPQIFAGLRQALSVGIILMVISEMFAASNGLGFTIVQFQRSFAIPDMWTGILLLGLLGFALSVVFQLVERRVLAWYHGLRAAARRSP; from the coding sequence GTGAGGCTGCTCCTTCTGCGGCTCGCGTTCGTGTTCGCGCTGCCCGCCGCACTGGTGGGCGTGTGGTGGGTGGCGTCGGACGACAGCACGGACGTGTACTGGCCGCCGCTGCGGACCATCCTGGAGACCTTCCCGGATGTCTGGACCGGCGACCGGCTCCGGGACGACGTACTGCCCAGCATCCTCCGGCTGACCGGTGGTTACGCCCTGGCGGCCGTGGTGGGTGTCGGGCTCGGCACGGTCATCGGCTCCTACCGGCGGGTGCGCGCGGTGTGCGAGCCGGTTCTGGAGTTCCTGCGGGCAGTGCCGCCGCCGGTGCTGGTGCCGGTCATCATGCTGTTCGCGGGCATCGGCGACACCATGAAGATCACGGTGATCGCCAGCGGCTGTGTCTGGCCGATCCTGCTCAACACCGTCGAGGGTGTACGCGCGGTGGACCCGGTGATGGCGGAGACGGCCCGCAGTTACGGCATCAAGGGCACGGCGCGGCTGCGGCATGTGGTGCTGCGCTCGGCGAGTCCGCAGATCTTCGCGGGGCTGCGCCAGGCGCTGTCCGTCGGCATCATCCTGATGGTCATCAGCGAGATGTTCGCCGCCAGCAACGGCCTGGGCTTCACCATCGTGCAGTTCCAGCGCAGCTTCGCGATCCCCGACATGTGGACCGGGATCCTGCTCCTCGGACTGCTGGGCTTCGCGCTGTCCGTCGTCTTCCAGCTCGTCGAACGGCGGGTGCTGGCCTGGTACCACGGCCTGCGCGCCGCCGCCCGGCGGTCCCCGTGA